The DNA window CCGGACGGGAAGACTCCCACCTGTCGGCCATCCTCGCTGAGGATTCTGACCTCCCAATTACTCATTGATACGTATGACTGACCAAACGCGATTCCACTATGAGCCAGGTGACGCTGAACCATTAAGCACGGCGATTGTCAGTGCAGTTGCAATAGCTCATAACGAGAACGTACTTGATCAAAAATGGATTTTAGCCAACGACATCAATCCCGACGCACTTGACGCCCTATTTTTCGACGGGAAGCCAAATATGCGCCTCACGTTCGAAGCGGACGCCTCTACAGTCACTGTAGACGTGGATGATCAAGGGCAATTCGATATCGAAATAGAGTCACATCGGTAGATAAGCAGAGCTACTGACCGTCTGTTTCATACGAGAGTTTATCTGAAAAATAGGATTTCAACGGACTCTGTTCTTTGGCTACGTTTACACGCAGACCGGTCTCCTCGACTGACGAAAGCTGGACGGTGGGATGACTGTCCCGTTGCGTACTGCGACAAAATCGTGTGCCTGTAGTCGGCGCTCTCGCTACGCCTCGCGGGTCGCTGCGCGCTCGCGGCTCCGCCGCTCACTATCGAGGCGCAAAGGGCCTCGCTCTCCCCGCTCGCGTTTTCCGAGGAATCTCGCTTCGGTCGGTTCCTCGCTACTGCTCTCCGGCTCCCGCTTGGTCGCCGGTTCGCTTTCGAGGTCGGCGCTGCGCGCCGACCTCGCTACTGCTCCACGGCTCGTTTCACTCGCCGTTCCGCTTCGAGGTCGCTCACTCCGTTCGGGCTCTCCTACTCACTACCCCACTGACGGGC is part of the Haloarcula salinisoli genome and encodes:
- a CDS encoding HalOD1 output domain-containing protein, whose product is MTDQTRFHYEPGDAEPLSTAIVSAVAIAHNENVLDQKWILANDINPDALDALFFDGKPNMRLTFEADASTVTVDVDDQGQFDIEIESHR